CGATGAAGGCCGCATCCGCTGGAACAACGAGGATGTCACGCAGGCCCGGATTCAGCACCGGGGCTTTGGCCTCGTCTACCAGGATCAGGCGCTTTTCCCCCATCTTTCCGTTCGCGACAACATCGCCTATGGTCTTCGCGCAAGAGGGATGCGAGGATCCGATCGCCACGGACGCATCCTTGCCCTTGCGCGCGAAACAGGCGTCGAAACGCTGCTTGACCGGATGCCGGGAACCCTGTCCGGCGGCGAGGCACAACGCGTGGCGCTGGCGCGCGCGCTCGCCATTGAACCACGTTGTCTGCTGCTCGACGAGCCTATCGCCGCACTCGACACGCAAGCCCGCGGCCACATGCGTGCGCTGCTGCGAAGACTGAACCGGCGCGGGCACACGATCATTCATGTCACGCATGATTACGAGGAGGCCATTTCGCTGGCCTCGCATGTGGGCGTTATGGAACGGGGAACCGTGGTGCAAACCGGCGCGCCGGAAACGATTTTTCATCATCCAGCGTCCGAATTCGTCGCGCACTTTATCGGCATCCGCAACGTGTACAAGGGCCGCCTTCTCGCCGCGGAACCGGGCGGCACTCCAAAATTCACCACGGGCGATCGAATGTTTGCCGTGCTGACCGATGCTTCCCCCGGTCCGGGAAGCCTGATTGTGCGTAGCGAAGACATCACCGTGTCGTTGTCGCGGAACGATACAAGCGCGCAAAACACGTTTCGCGGTATGATCAAGGACATTGCGCCCGCCCGTCTGGGCGTCGAGATCACGGTGGATATCGGCGTCGAAGCCACCGCGTGGATCACCAATGAATCCTTCCATCGCCTGCAACTGCAGATCGGAAGCGAAGTCTGGGCCAGTTTCAAGGCCTCCGCCGCGCGCTTTATTGGAGAATGACATGATTCATGCGCCCAACATGCTGATGATCGGTTCCTGCGGACGAAACTCCGGAAAGACCACATTTGCGTGCGAATTACTGAAGCGCCTCACCGTCCATCACGAAATTGTCGCGGCGAAAGTCACGACCATTCAGGAGCGAAACGGAACCTGCCCGCGGGGCGGCGAAGGGTGCGGCGTATGCGCCACGCTCGACGGACGATTCTGCATCACCGAGGAGACCCTGCGTGGCGGGACAAAGGACACCCAGCGCCTGCTCGCCGCCGGCGCCGCGCGGGTCTTCTGGCTGCGCGTCATGAGCGAGCATCTCGAAGAAGGCGCGCAGGCGTTCATCGAAACCATCGGCGCCCGTTGTCCCATCGTCTGCGAGTCGAACAGCCTGCGCACCAAGGTTGAGCCGGCTTTTTTTCTGCTTTTTTGTGGAAGCGGGGACAAAACGATCAAAGCCTCCGCCGGGGCGGTTCAACAATACGCCGATCGTCTCGTTGTTTTCGACGGAACGCGTTTTGACCTGGATCCCGCCCATGTGGCTATCATGGGAAACAGATGGACAATCGGCGGCGAAGCAATCACCTGCAAGCCGTCCACGACAGGAGAAATATGATTCCATTCGACCAAGCCTTCAATCTTGTCATGTCGCATGCCCGGATGTTGGATTCGGAAACGGTCGCGATCTCCGAATCGCTGGGCCGCATTCTGGCGGAAGATGTCCGTTCGGACATGGACATGCCGCCGTTCGACAAGTCGGCCATGGACGGTTACGCCTGCCGACGCGCCGATCTCGGCCACGAACTTGAGATTGTGGAGGTCATTCAGGCGGGCAAGCCCCCCCTGAAAGCCGTCGGCGAACGCCAGTGCGCGAAAATCATGACCGGCGCCATGCTGCCGGAAGGCGCGGACTGTGTTTTCATGATTGAATACGCCCAAGAGATACGCAGGGGCGTCGTCCGATTTACCGGTTCAACGACACACGACAATATCTGCCGTAAAAGCGAGGACATCCGCGCGGGCGACATCGCACTGCGGCGTGGCGCTCGCATCGCCCCGCAGCACGTCGCCGTCCTCGCGACAGTCGGCTGCATACACCCTCGCGTTTATCGCAAAGTACGGGTCGGCATCATCGCCACCGGCGACGAACTGGTCGAACCGGACCAGCGCCCCGGCCCTTCACAAATCCGAACAAGCAACAGCCACCAATTGCGCGCGCAGGCGCTCGCCGCGGATACGGCGCCGGCCTATTACGGCATCGCGCGCGACACACGGGACGCCATTGACGGCGCGATGAAACGCGCCATGGCCGAAAACGACGTGATCCTGCTTTCCGGGGGCGTGTCGAAGGGCGACTATGATCTGGTTCCGGACATCATGACGGCAAACGGCATCGAGATCCTTTTCGATTCGATCGCGATGAAACCAGGCAAACCGACAACCTTCGGCGTGGGGCCCGGCGTCTATTGCTTCGGACTGCCCGGAAACCCCGTCTCGACGTTTATCCAATTCGAGATTCTTGTCAAGCCGTTTCTCTACAGGCTCATGGGCCATGACTATCGCCCCCCCTATTCTCTCCGGCCGCTGGCATCGCCCATCAAGGCAAAAGGAACGGATCGCGAAACATGGCTGCCGGTTAAATTCGCGGCGGACGGGCGTGTGGAGGCCGGCGCATATCACGGATCGGCCCATATCAATGCGTTGTGTGACGCCGATGGGCTTATCGTGCTGCCGGCCGGCGCGGGCGTTTTAGAGGAAGGGACGTTGGTTCGTGTTCGACCGCTTTAACAGGAAAATAAACTATCTTCGGATTTCCGTGACGGACAAGTGCAACCTGCGCTGCTCCTATTGCATGCCGCCAGAAGGCGTTCCACTGCTCTGCCACGAGGACATGCTCCGCTTCGAGGAAATCGCCGAAATTGCCCGGACCGCCGTGGAACTGGGCATCACCAAAATCCGCGTGACGGGCGGCGAACCGCTAGTCCGGCGCGGTATCGTCACGCTGATTGGAATGCTGAGCCGCATGGACGGCATTACGGATTTCGCCATGACCACCAACGGCGCCTATCTGGCCGAATTTGCGCGACCGCTTGCCGCGGCCGGTCTTCACCGCGTGAACGTCAGTCTCGACGCGGTGGATCCGGCACGGTATGCGACCATTACGCGCGGGGGCGACGTTCATAAGGTTTTTGAAGGCATTCACGCGGCACGGGAGGCGGGTCTGGCGCCCATCAAACTCAACTGTGTCGTTCAAGATTCGCCCGATGAGCCCGACGCGCGCGGCGTCGCCGCCTACGCAGCCCGCGAAGGATTGGAGGTGCGCTATATCCGGCGGATGAATCTCGAAATTGGGGATTTCTCGGTCGTGATCGGCGGAAGCGGCGGGGATTGCGCACGCTGCAATCGCCTGCGGCTGTCATGCGACGGCATGATTCGCCCGTGTCTTTTCTGCGACACCCAATTCAGCGTTCGCGAATTGGGCGCGCGCAAGGCCATTCTGCAGGCCGTGGAAGCAAAGCCTTTGTGCGGCCAGACGAGCCGGGGCCGGTTCAACAGCATAGGAGGATAAACACGATGCCATTGTCCCATCTCGACGGCGAAGGCCGCGCGCGTATGGTGGACGTCGGCGCGAAACCCATGCAGCGGCGCATCGCACGGGCACGCGGCCGCATATGCCTGTCGCCCGACACCATCGCCCTTGTCCGTGAAAACGCCATCAAGAAAGGCGACGTGCTGGCCATCGCCGAGATCGCCGGCATCCAGGCCGCGAAACGCACATGCGACCTTATCCCGCTCTGCCACACGGTAATGATCACAAGCGTCCAAGTGCGCGCGACCATCGAAGCCGACGGCGTCGTCGTCGAAAGCGAAGCCGCCGCAACGGACAAGACCGGCGTCGAGATGGAGGCCTTGACGGCTGTAAGCGTCGCCCTTTTGACCGTTTACGACATGTGCAAGGCCGTGGACAAACAGATGATCATCGGGGACATCGCCTTGATCGAAAAGCGGAAAGAGCCCGTCATGATTGCTTAACACGGCGGCTTTGTTTTTAGAAAGGGTTGTATATACTTCCGA
The window above is part of the Candidatus Hydrogenedentota bacterium genome. Proteins encoded here:
- a CDS encoding molybdopterin molybdotransferase MoeA — protein: MIPFDQAFNLVMSHARMLDSETVAISESLGRILAEDVRSDMDMPPFDKSAMDGYACRRADLGHELEIVEVIQAGKPPLKAVGERQCAKIMTGAMLPEGADCVFMIEYAQEIRRGVVRFTGSTTHDNICRKSEDIRAGDIALRRGARIAPQHVAVLATVGCIHPRVYRKVRVGIIATGDELVEPDQRPGPSQIRTSNSHQLRAQALAADTAPAYYGIARDTRDAIDGAMKRAMAENDVILLSGGVSKGDYDLVPDIMTANGIEILFDSIAMKPGKPTTFGVGPGVYCFGLPGNPVSTFIQFEILVKPFLYRLMGHDYRPPYSLRPLASPIKAKGTDRETWLPVKFAADGRVEAGAYHGSAHINALCDADGLIVLPAGAGVLEEGTLVRVRPL
- the moaC gene encoding cyclic pyranopterin monophosphate synthase MoaC, which produces MPLSHLDGEGRARMVDVGAKPMQRRIARARGRICLSPDTIALVRENAIKKGDVLAIAEIAGIQAAKRTCDLIPLCHTVMITSVQVRATIEADGVVVESEAAATDKTGVEMEALTAVSVALLTVYDMCKAVDKQMIIGDIALIEKRKEPVMIA
- a CDS encoding radical SAM protein; the protein is MFDRFNRKINYLRISVTDKCNLRCSYCMPPEGVPLLCHEDMLRFEEIAEIARTAVELGITKIRVTGGEPLVRRGIVTLIGMLSRMDGITDFAMTTNGAYLAEFARPLAAAGLHRVNVSLDAVDPARYATITRGGDVHKVFEGIHAAREAGLAPIKLNCVVQDSPDEPDARGVAAYAAREGLEVRYIRRMNLEIGDFSVVIGGSGGDCARCNRLRLSCDGMIRPCLFCDTQFSVRELGARKAILQAVEAKPLCGQTSRGRFNSIGG
- a CDS encoding ABC transporter ATP-binding protein, with the translated sequence MLHVENISKGLGRFELHDVNFEVGDGDYFVLLGASGAGKTVLLEILSGIESCDEGRIRWNNEDVTQARIQHRGFGLVYQDQALFPHLSVRDNIAYGLRARGMRGSDRHGRILALARETGVETLLDRMPGTLSGGEAQRVALARALAIEPRCLLLDEPIAALDTQARGHMRALLRRLNRRGHTIIHVTHDYEEAISLASHVGVMERGTVVQTGAPETIFHHPASEFVAHFIGIRNVYKGRLLAAEPGGTPKFTTGDRMFAVLTDASPGPGSLIVRSEDITVSLSRNDTSAQNTFRGMIKDIAPARLGVEITVDIGVEATAWITNESFHRLQLQIGSEVWASFKASAARFIGE